In Moorella sp. Hama-1, a single genomic region encodes these proteins:
- a CDS encoding AAA family ATPase: protein MLLVFGDKEFTGMFLNKGFPYPVVGVANDTMTATAMLQEANAREVVVGFPGQEGVEFALHAAELYRNRRFYLALNNPKPTAALFAQAAAKGVRIISYRSAAADMVRALGAAIPDTGSLTSREPAEAPVLQAASQEYLAAKTAALRPLKHQRVAVYSVKGGAGKTAIAANLAACAAGWAQGKGLKYRVVLVDGDIGGAKTAGDWLRVPENATQNLLVWESLQGLPGWDVVEKMLVKVPGKIDNLYFLPSPQQTGAETISGELMMKVLSILDQYFDLVVVDLSTRVEDDATLVALQTATTTLLVVTPEIGVIKRTESRFLRPAARLQVNLASIRVVLNRTNAKVAFKPADIAAQFGGIPAFPEAIPEDDSVLACLNDPGADGPVVLARPESAFAKHIVALTGAVLGLEMAKPAAKRKNKLLAWLGRLTPGRKAAL from the coding sequence TTGCTCCTTGTATTCGGCGACAAAGAGTTTACCGGCATGTTTCTCAATAAAGGTTTTCCCTACCCGGTGGTAGGGGTAGCCAACGATACCATGACGGCCACGGCCATGCTCCAGGAGGCAAACGCCAGGGAAGTAGTAGTCGGTTTCCCCGGCCAGGAAGGGGTGGAATTCGCCCTCCACGCGGCGGAGCTATACCGAAACCGCCGCTTTTACCTGGCCCTGAATAACCCGAAGCCCACCGCCGCCCTCTTCGCCCAGGCTGCCGCCAAAGGTGTGCGGATTATCAGCTACCGTTCGGCGGCGGCCGACATGGTACGCGCCTTGGGCGCCGCCATACCCGATACCGGATCGTTAACCAGCCGGGAGCCGGCGGAGGCCCCGGTGTTGCAGGCGGCCAGCCAGGAATACCTGGCGGCGAAAACGGCGGCCTTAAGGCCCCTGAAACACCAGCGGGTGGCCGTCTACTCCGTCAAAGGGGGCGCCGGCAAGACGGCCATCGCCGCCAACCTGGCGGCCTGCGCCGCCGGCTGGGCGCAAGGCAAGGGACTAAAATACCGGGTGGTCCTGGTAGACGGCGACATCGGCGGGGCCAAAACGGCCGGGGACTGGCTGCGGGTACCGGAAAACGCGACCCAAAACCTCCTGGTCTGGGAGAGCCTGCAGGGCCTCCCCGGCTGGGATGTGGTCGAAAAGATGCTGGTCAAAGTCCCCGGCAAGATAGATAACCTGTATTTTCTCCCCTCGCCCCAGCAGACGGGGGCGGAAACCATCAGCGGCGAACTGATGATGAAAGTTTTGTCCATCCTGGACCAGTATTTCGACCTGGTGGTGGTGGACCTGAGCACCAGGGTGGAAGACGACGCCACCCTGGTAGCCCTGCAGACGGCGACAACGACCCTCCTGGTAGTAACCCCGGAGATCGGGGTCATCAAGCGCACCGAAAGCCGGTTCTTGCGGCCGGCGGCCAGGCTGCAGGTAAACCTGGCCTCCATCCGAGTGGTACTGAATCGTACCAATGCCAAAGTGGCTTTTAAACCGGCCGACATCGCGGCCCAGTTCGGCGGCATCCCGGCCTTTCCGGAGGCCATACCGGAAGATGACAGCGTCCTGGCCTGCCTGAATGACCCCGGCGCCGACGGCCCGGTGGTCCTGGCGCGGCCGGAAAGTGCCTTTGCCAAACATATCGTCGCCCTGACCGGGGCCGTCCTGGGCCTGGAGATGGCGAAACCAGCAGCCAAGCGGAAGAATAAGCTGCTGGCCTGGCTGGGGCGCCTAACGCCGGGCCGCAAGGCAGCGCTGTAA
- a CDS encoding CpaF family protein, with the protein MVAQSLAAKLLCSEQTCLTSDEVEELRARVLARVRRENPKALKDPRNNEGYLRGIAMMERGATPEIVDSVVNDMLGYGPLQRYIFPIEERYRNVTEVMVPSYDKVYVEINGSLKRTETRFRDEEHLRAVAEKIVMSCGRRVNESEPVVDAKLPDGSRVNVIIPPIARGGTTMVIRRFPRPIALEDLISSGAMTEDLVAYLREVIARGLNVVVTGPMGSGKTTILNALLSLVTGTWGPDASVIIFEDIAELQPRHENVRCFESRPPGLDGQGEVSIVSLAQASMLRLRPDWIILGECRGAEAYYVLQAMCVGHPAMTTFHAIDAVDAVLGRLPAMVIMSREGQAEGRAAALDRIASAVDVVLHATKVIKGNRRERRIVQVAEVMAQETPTGRVPDPRTVFRFDGEKLAQVADPIIFNKKKVVF; encoded by the coding sequence ATGGTTGCCCAATCGTTAGCGGCAAAGCTTTTATGCAGCGAGCAAACATGTTTAACCAGCGATGAAGTTGAAGAATTGCGCGCCCGGGTGCTGGCCAGGGTGCGGCGGGAGAACCCCAAAGCCCTGAAGGACCCCCGCAACAACGAAGGTTACCTGCGCGGCATCGCCATGATGGAAAGGGGCGCCACGCCGGAAATAGTGGACAGCGTGGTCAATGACATGTTGGGCTACGGTCCGCTGCAGCGCTATATCTTCCCTATAGAAGAACGCTACCGTAACGTCACTGAAGTCATGGTACCCAGCTATGATAAGGTTTACGTGGAAATCAACGGCAGCCTAAAAAGAACGGAAACCCGGTTCCGCGACGAAGAACACCTGCGGGCCGTAGCGGAAAAGATCGTCATGTCCTGCGGCCGGCGGGTCAATGAGTCCGAGCCGGTGGTAGACGCCAAGCTGCCCGACGGCTCGCGGGTGAATGTCATCATCCCGCCGATAGCCAGGGGCGGCACCACAATGGTTATCCGCCGCTTCCCCCGCCCCATAGCCCTGGAAGACCTGATAAGCAGCGGCGCCATGACGGAGGATCTGGTCGCTTACTTACGCGAAGTGATCGCCAGGGGCCTGAACGTGGTGGTGACCGGCCCCATGGGCAGCGGCAAGACCACCATCCTGAACGCCCTGCTGTCCCTGGTGACAGGGACCTGGGGGCCGGACGCCAGCGTGATCATCTTTGAAGATATAGCCGAACTGCAGCCCCGGCATGAAAACGTCCGTTGTTTCGAAAGCCGGCCGCCAGGACTGGACGGCCAGGGCGAAGTAAGCATCGTCAGCCTGGCCCAGGCATCCATGCTGCGCCTGCGGCCGGACTGGATCATCCTCGGGGAATGCCGGGGCGCCGAGGCCTATTACGTCCTGCAGGCCATGTGCGTCGGCCACCCGGCCATGACCACCTTCCACGCCATAGACGCCGTGGATGCCGTCCTGGGCCGCCTGCCGGCTATGGTGATCATGTCGCGGGAAGGCCAGGCCGAAGGCCGGGCCGCGGCCCTGGACCGCATCGCCAGCGCCGTCGATGTTGTCCTGCACGCCACCAAGGTAATAAAAGGCAACCGGCGGGAGAGGAGGATCGTCCAGGTGGCCGAGGTGATGGCCCAAGAAACCCCCACCGGCCGGGTGCCGGACCCCCGGACAGTCTTCCGTTTTGACGGCGAAAAGCTGGCCCAGGTAGCCGACCCCATTATCTTCAACAAAAAGAAGGTGGTGTTCTAA
- a CDS encoding type II secretion system F family protein, whose protein sequence is MLAFFFFVAFMAAFFVAAGVIAYRGRNPLAEIIAAHQRQQVRREKAGGHNLLAELWQTEEDVLPVAVAAGLAAALIALALGNPILMAAAALAAFIFAPRAYVQLKKRRRQALFLGQLGRVVENLASAIRAGGSPLQAVQYAAATSPEPIKSEMERVRDDVNAGVPFEKAVKDMAARIGLLEAHVLADGLALLAEAGGGTDAVLLLEGAAEFVRERKRLKARIAAATGDVRLGFTIATFIPVLLGVVMYFAMPEYRDIVATARGRLVLLAGIGCLVAGHIMVARILKSGENML, encoded by the coding sequence GTGTTGGCCTTCTTTTTCTTCGTCGCCTTCATGGCGGCGTTTTTCGTTGCCGCCGGGGTTATTGCCTACCGCGGCCGCAACCCCCTGGCGGAGATCATCGCCGCCCACCAGCGCCAGCAGGTGCGGCGGGAAAAGGCAGGGGGGCATAACCTGCTGGCCGAGCTCTGGCAGACGGAGGAAGACGTGCTGCCGGTGGCCGTAGCGGCAGGCCTGGCCGCGGCCCTGATAGCCCTTGCCCTGGGAAACCCCATCCTCATGGCCGCCGCAGCCCTGGCGGCCTTTATCTTTGCCCCCCGGGCGTACGTGCAGCTCAAAAAGCGCCGCCGCCAGGCCCTCTTCCTGGGCCAGCTGGGGCGGGTGGTGGAAAACCTGGCCTCAGCCATCCGCGCCGGGGGCTCCCCCCTCCAGGCCGTCCAGTACGCGGCGGCAACCTCGCCTGAACCTATCAAAAGCGAGATGGAAAGGGTGCGCGATGACGTCAACGCCGGGGTGCCCTTTGAAAAGGCCGTCAAGGATATGGCGGCCAGGATTGGCCTGCTGGAAGCCCACGTCCTGGCGGACGGCCTGGCCCTCCTGGCCGAAGCCGGCGGCGGGACCGACGCCGTGCTCCTCCTGGAAGGCGCCGCCGAGTTCGTGCGCGAGCGCAAGCGCCTTAAGGCCCGGATCGCCGCCGCCACCGGCGACGTGAGGCTTGGATTTACTATCGCGACATTCATCCCCGTGCTCCTGGGAGTGGTGATGTACTTCGCTATGCCAGAATACCGGGATATCGTGGCCACGGCCAGGGGCCGGCTGGTGCTTCTGGCTGGGATAGGATGCCTGGTTGCCGGCCACATCATGGTCGCCCGCATCCTGAAGTCCGGGGAAAACATGCTCTAG
- a CDS encoding type II secretion system F family protein, which translates to MTFALSAAATAFFFIMGLAGIAGRNPLAETLEQFSRPRIPLREKARRFAVKLGDLTRKLPLARDFLDQEALGNRLRLAGYGFSVEEWLGLWLAAGAGTLLAALLLAWTGLIPPFLAPALPLLGFLLPKAMLDHRASQKRRDLTREFMVFVEKIALAVSANVPLIAAFRNAAGTPGVLGPEIALLVEDYDLGTLDKALDNFAVRLDMEEADDFVAAIKNAQRHGGSHLPNVLLGYVREMRRMREMRIEEIARKMESKTIVPVVLTVFPAAGLIVLGPIVINVIKALMGV; encoded by the coding sequence ATGACCTTTGCCCTCTCAGCCGCAGCGACGGCTTTTTTCTTTATCATGGGCTTAGCCGGTATAGCCGGCAGGAACCCCCTGGCGGAGACCCTGGAACAGTTTAGCCGGCCCCGGATACCCCTCAGAGAAAAGGCCAGGCGTTTCGCGGTGAAGCTGGGCGATCTAACCCGCAAACTGCCGCTGGCCCGCGACTTCCTGGACCAGGAAGCCCTGGGCAACCGCCTGCGGCTGGCAGGATACGGCTTCAGCGTCGAAGAATGGCTGGGATTATGGCTGGCGGCAGGTGCCGGGACCTTGCTGGCGGCGCTGCTCCTGGCCTGGACCGGCCTCATCCCGCCGTTCCTGGCCCCGGCCTTGCCCCTATTGGGATTTTTACTGCCCAAAGCGATGCTTGACCACCGGGCATCCCAGAAACGCCGGGACCTGACCCGCGAATTCATGGTGTTTGTGGAAAAGATAGCCCTGGCCGTAAGCGCCAACGTGCCCCTGATCGCCGCTTTCCGTAATGCCGCCGGCACGCCGGGGGTTTTAGGGCCGGAGATAGCCCTGCTGGTGGAAGATTACGACCTGGGCACCCTGGATAAGGCCCTGGATAACTTCGCCGTGCGCCTGGATATGGAAGAGGCCGACGACTTCGTCGCGGCCATCAAGAACGCCCAGCGCCACGGCGGCAGCCACCTGCCCAACGTGCTTTTAGGCTATGTCCGGGAGATGCGGCGTATGCGGGAAATGCGCATCGAAGAGATAGCGCGGAAAATGGAGTCCAAGACCATTGTGCCGGTAGTCCTGACAGTCTTCCCGGCCGCCGGGTTGATTGTCCTGGGGCCGATTGTCATCAACGTCATTAAGGCCCTGATGGGGGTTTAG
- a CDS encoding pilus assembly protein TadG-related protein, translated as MHRSVFRDQRGTLATTLALLILPIALLIGMIVLDIGRINSTRGQLQAAVDAAALAGALTAQVVPQYEYVPITDGNGNITGVRQELLGLHAEIDPAEAENAARATLRQNIADLNGEQGRARMMELNVQPAPAADDFKGRVIEANKYFVQVIGKLKTFAAEPLFNLYGQEKALKPLGSTGIAEAVVVQP; from the coding sequence ATGCATCGTAGCGTTTTCCGGGACCAGCGCGGGACCCTGGCCACCACGCTGGCTTTACTAATACTTCCAATAGCCCTGCTTATAGGGATGATCGTCCTGGATATCGGCCGCATCAACTCCACCCGGGGCCAACTGCAGGCGGCGGTGGACGCCGCCGCCCTGGCGGGCGCCCTAACGGCCCAGGTAGTGCCCCAGTATGAGTATGTCCCGATAACGGATGGGAACGGGAATATAACCGGGGTCAGGCAGGAACTGCTGGGCCTTCATGCCGAGATTGACCCGGCGGAGGCGGAGAACGCCGCCAGGGCGACCCTGCGCCAGAACATAGCTGACTTGAACGGAGAACAAGGCCGGGCACGGATGATGGAACTTAACGTCCAGCCGGCGCCGGCCGCAGATGACTTTAAGGGAAGGGTCATAGAAGCTAATAAGTACTTTGTCCAGGTAATAGGCAAACTGAAAACCTTCGCCGCCGAACCGCTTTTCAACCTCTACGGCCAGGAAAAGGCATTAAAACCCCTGGGCTCGACCGGCATAGCCGAGGCGGTGGTCGTCCAGCCATGA
- a CDS encoding prepilin peptidase — protein sequence MKAFYLAAGFTYGAILASHAGLLAYRLPRGETVIRGRSHCENCGRVLSWWELLPVLGFILARGRCRRCGREIPRRYPLAEALLGLISAWLLAANHFSLAYFRGMIILTLALAAALSDLEKRVIPDQVSIALAVAGVFLWWLGGRWLEPLKGALITLPLTLLAFIYPQSMGGGDAKFMPALAAALGVAAGAKALSIAFIAGGALALALKLKGRHLDGLPLAPFLFAGAVFALLS from the coding sequence ATGAAGGCCTTTTATCTTGCAGCCGGCTTTACCTATGGGGCCATCCTGGCCAGCCACGCCGGGCTGCTGGCCTACCGCCTGCCGCGGGGGGAAACGGTAATCCGGGGACGGTCCCACTGCGAAAACTGCGGCCGGGTCCTCTCCTGGTGGGAGCTACTGCCTGTACTGGGATTTATCCTGGCGCGGGGCAGGTGCCGGCGCTGCGGCCGGGAGATCCCCCGGCGCTATCCCCTGGCTGAAGCACTGCTGGGCCTCATATCCGCCTGGCTGCTGGCGGCGAACCATTTTTCCCTGGCGTACTTCCGAGGCATGATAATCCTCACCCTGGCCCTGGCGGCGGCTTTGAGCGACCTGGAGAAACGGGTGATCCCCGACCAGGTTTCCATCGCCCTGGCCGTGGCCGGGGTTTTCTTATGGTGGCTCGGCGGCCGGTGGCTGGAACCACTCAAGGGGGCCTTAATAACCCTGCCGTTGACGCTGCTGGCTTTTATTTACCCTCAAAGCATGGGAGGTGGTGATGCCAAATTCATGCCGGCCCTGGCGGCAGCCCTGGGCGTTGCCGCCGGCGCCAAAGCCCTGTCCATTGCTTTTATCGCCGGGGGCGCCCTGGCGCTGGCGCTGAAGTTAAAGGGCAGGCACCTTGACGGCCTGCCCCTGGCGCCGTTCCTTTTCGCCGGGGCGGTATTCGCTTTGTTGTCCTAA
- a CDS encoding TadE/TadG family type IV pilus assembly protein → MQDQKGITTLEVLLIAPFVLYFTLAGVMLVHLYVAKTVAISAAREAARTLAVYHDGIQARDKAKEVIANTLPVSKNGGQSAEVLNGPPPPESGTSQIGISSAPAPVKNYPGPFDPAADVKLYDDGTYCTAIVNYHADNFCPGLPVLINPGASFWSKWIDIPARAVFKREQI, encoded by the coding sequence GTGCAAGACCAAAAAGGCATAACTACGTTAGAAGTGCTTTTAATAGCGCCTTTTGTCCTCTACTTCACCCTGGCTGGCGTGATGCTGGTGCATCTCTATGTGGCCAAGACGGTGGCCATCTCGGCGGCCAGGGAAGCGGCCCGGACCCTGGCCGTCTACCATGACGGCATCCAGGCCCGGGACAAAGCGAAGGAGGTGATCGCCAATACCCTGCCGGTATCAAAAAACGGCGGCCAGAGCGCCGAAGTGCTTAACGGCCCGCCGCCGCCGGAAAGCGGCACCAGCCAGATCGGGATAAGCAGCGCCCCTGCCCCGGTAAAGAATTACCCCGGGCCGTTTGACCCGGCGGCGGACGTCAAACTGTATGACGACGGGACCTATTGCACGGCTATCGTGAATTACCATGCGGACAATTTTTGCCCCGGCCTGCCGGTCCTGATCAATCCTGGCGCAAGCTTTTGGAGCAAATGGATCGACATCCCGGCCCGGGCGGTATTTAAACGCGAGCAAATCTAA
- a CDS encoding DNA adenine methylase yields MIYPSPLRYPGGKRKLARFIADIMVENGMAEGTYVEPFAGGASVALTLLFQEYVGRVIINDLDRSIYAFWHVVLNDPERLCRRIADTAITVEEWERQRKVQIAKDTADFLDLAFSTFFLNRTNRSGIIKGGIIGGKKQAGNWHMDVRFNKDDLIKRIEKISLYSHRIHLYGLDAMDFIGLIEGELDDKTLIYFDPPYYSKGGALYVNHYKHQDHEKLAGFIQGLNVPWILTYDSSPQILDMYARVEKRFLSLNYTATNKKKVYEMIAFSNGLSIPEHNYPSIRIESAMLPLKA; encoded by the coding sequence ATGATTTATCCATCCCCACTCCGTTATCCTGGGGGTAAGCGCAAACTGGCACGATTTATTGCTGATATCATGGTTGAGAACGGAATGGCTGAAGGAACTTATGTTGAGCCATTCGCGGGTGGAGCGAGTGTTGCTCTTACTCTGTTGTTCCAAGAATATGTGGGCAGGGTCATTATCAACGATCTTGACCGGTCAATTTATGCTTTCTGGCATGTTGTTCTCAATGATCCCGAAAGGCTCTGTCGCCGGATCGCGGATACAGCAATAACAGTGGAAGAATGGGAAAGACAGCGGAAGGTTCAGATAGCAAAGGATACAGCTGATTTCCTTGACTTGGCGTTCTCAACCTTCTTTCTTAACAGGACCAACAGGTCGGGAATCATTAAAGGTGGTATTATTGGAGGCAAGAAGCAAGCGGGGAATTGGCATATGGATGTTAGATTTAACAAGGATGACCTCATTAAAAGAATAGAGAAAATCTCGTTGTACAGTCATCGAATTCATCTTTATGGTCTTGATGCCATGGATTTTATAGGCCTTATTGAGGGTGAACTTGACGATAAAACATTAATATACTTCGATCCGCCGTATTATAGCAAGGGCGGCGCTTTATACGTGAACCACTACAAGCATCAGGACCACGAAAAGCTGGCTGGTTTTATCCAGGGCCTCAATGTGCCATGGATCCTTACTTATGATAGCTCCCCGCAGATACTTGACATGTATGCTAGAGTAGAGAAGCGCTTTCTATCTTTGAATTACACTGCTACTAATAAAAAGAAGGTTTATGAGATGATCGCCTTTAGTAATGGCCTATCCATTCCGGAGCACAATTACCCTTCAATAAGAATAGAATCAGCCATGTTGCCGCTTAAGGCATAG